One stretch of Bremerella cremea DNA includes these proteins:
- a CDS encoding BMC domain-containing protein, whose product MAKVMEALGMIETKGFVTLVEATDAMLKAANVTFVGWDKVGSGLVSAFITGDVAAVKAATDAGAAAAGRLGEVVSVQVIARPHEDIGIVLPPPVKTVYTSAE is encoded by the coding sequence ATGGCGAAAGTAATGGAAGCGTTGGGCATGATTGAAACCAAAGGTTTTGTGACCTTGGTGGAAGCCACCGACGCAATGTTGAAAGCAGCCAACGTGACGTTCGTTGGTTGGGACAAAGTTGGCAGCGGCCTGGTTTCCGCTTTCATCACCGGCGACGTCGCCGCTGTGAAGGCTGCCACCGATGCTGGTGCTGCTGCTGCCGGTCGTTTGGGCGAAGTCGTCAGCGTGCAAGTTATTGCTCGTCCGCACGAAGACATCGGTATTGTTCTGCCCCCGCCAGTCAAGACGGTCTACACCTCGGCTGAATAG
- a CDS encoding BMC domain-containing protein translates to MQNAIGLIETKGLVGLVEATDAMVKAANVKIVKRVNIGGGLVSTVVSGDVGSVRAAVEAGAHAAQQVGELAGSHVLPRPAEGLVDVYFS, encoded by the coding sequence ATGCAAAACGCAATTGGTTTGATTGAAACCAAGGGTTTGGTTGGTTTGGTCGAAGCGACCGACGCCATGGTGAAGGCCGCGAACGTGAAAATCGTAAAGCGCGTCAACATCGGCGGTGGCTTGGTTTCGACGGTCGTCAGTGGCGACGTTGGTAGCGTTCGTGCTGCCGTCGAAGCTGGTGCGCATGCCGCTCAGCAAGTTGGCGAACTGGCCGGTAGCCACGTTCTGCCTCGTCCGGCTGAAGGTTTGGTCGACGTTTACTTTAGCTAA
- the pduL gene encoding phosphate propanoyltransferase, with translation MSSSLNLDQATIEQIVRQIVLSQSGGDPIHPVSVQTPAAPKLVVSISARHIHLTDAHVETLFGPGHVLTPMKDLYQDGFYAAEETVMVVGPRRRMLEKVRVLGPTRDYSQVELAFTDAISLGIEAPVRASGKIEGTPGCVLVGPKGAVQLDQGVIRAERHVHMNNRDAEFYGVKNGDRMNLRITSLGCTTTFEDLLVRADGVSKLEVHIDTDEGNACNLDAATEIQLLKQEPCGCKTKH, from the coding sequence GCCACCATCGAACAGATCGTACGCCAAATCGTTCTTTCGCAGAGCGGTGGCGATCCGATTCATCCGGTTTCGGTTCAGACCCCTGCTGCCCCGAAATTGGTCGTCAGCATTTCGGCTCGTCATATCCATTTGACCGACGCCCACGTCGAAACGCTGTTTGGTCCTGGCCACGTGCTGACCCCCATGAAAGATCTCTACCAAGACGGCTTTTACGCCGCCGAAGAGACCGTCATGGTCGTCGGGCCACGTCGCCGCATGCTCGAAAAAGTCCGCGTGCTTGGCCCGACCCGCGACTATAGCCAAGTGGAACTGGCCTTCACCGATGCGATTTCGCTCGGCATCGAGGCCCCGGTTCGTGCCAGCGGCAAAATCGAAGGCACCCCCGGCTGCGTGCTGGTTGGGCCGAAAGGTGCCGTGCAACTCGATCAAGGTGTCATTCGCGCCGAACGCCACGTTCACATGAATAACCGTGATGCGGAGTTCTACGGCGTGAAGAACGGCGACCGCATGAACCTCCGAATCACTTCACTCGGCTGCACCACTACGTTTGAAGACCTCCTGGTCAGAGCCGACGGTGTCAGCAAGTTGGAGGTTCACATCGACACCGATGAAGGCAACGCGTGCAACCTAGACGCCGCCACCGAGATCCAACTGCTCAAGCAAGAACCCTGCGGCTGCAAAACAAAACATTAA